In the Bacteroidia bacterium genome, one interval contains:
- a CDS encoding cupin domain-containing protein produces MEKINLKEKLEQFQEQWNPKIIGELDGMQIKIAKLKGEFDWHSHENEDEMFLVLKGQLQIRFRDREERLKEGEMIIIPKGVEHLPIAGEEVHVMLIEKATTVNTGNLRNDRTRNNLERI; encoded by the coding sequence ATGGAAAAAATAAATTTGAAGGAAAAACTCGAACAATTTCAGGAACAATGGAATCCTAAGATTATTGGAGAATTGGACGGAATGCAAATAAAGATTGCAAAGCTAAAAGGGGAATTCGACTGGCACAGCCATGAAAATGAGGACGAAATGTTCCTTGTGTTAAAAGGTCAATTGCAGATACGATTCCGCGACAGGGAGGAGCGATTGAAAGAAGGTGAAATGATCATCATCCCCAAAGGCGTTGAGCATCTTCCCATAGCAGGAGAGGAGGTACACGTAATGCTGATTGAAAAAGCAACGACAGTCAACACCGGAAATTTACGTAATGATCGAACGCGGAATAATTTGGAGAGAATATAA
- a CDS encoding N-acetyltransferase, which yields MEINIRQEIPADYRSVILVIGSAFKNAEWSNQKEHLMVQRLRNSAAFIPELSLVAETENRVIGHILLFHIKIKRNQNEYPALGLAPVSVLPQYQRKGIGGRLIRKAHSIASKMGFNAVILVGHAGYYPRFGYRKARDFGIYLPFEVPDEYCFVIELKEKGLEGVSGMVEYPDEFYQ from the coding sequence ATGGAGATTAATATCCGGCAGGAAATACCTGCTGACTATCGCTCAGTTATTTTGGTAATTGGAAGTGCATTTAAAAATGCAGAATGGAGCAACCAAAAGGAGCATTTGATGGTGCAGCGTCTGAGGAACTCTGCGGCATTTATTCCGGAGCTATCGTTGGTTGCAGAAACGGAAAACAGGGTCATCGGCCATATATTATTGTTTCATATAAAAATTAAGCGTAATCAAAATGAATATCCGGCCTTGGGGCTTGCACCTGTATCGGTGCTGCCGCAATACCAAAGAAAAGGAATAGGCGGAAGGTTAATAAGGAAGGCGCATAGCATTGCCTCGAAGATGGGATTTAATGCTGTAATTTTGGTGGGTCATGCAGGCTATTACCCTCGTTTTGGCTACCGGAAAGCGAGGGATTTTGGAATTTATTTGCCCTTTGAAGTGCCGGATGAATATTGCTTCGTGATAGAATTAAAGGAAAAAGGATTGGAAGGCGTTTCGGGCATGGTGGAATACCCGGATGAATTTTATCAATAG
- a CDS encoding MmcQ/YjbR family DNA-binding protein, translating into MMQIDEVRDFCLALPGTTEDFPFDRETLAFRIGGKIYALMNIEVRPLRINLKCTPDRAEELRAEHPEIIPGYHMNKRHWNTVGLEAGLDDELCRELIRHSYELVLAGLPKKLQDEISRETS; encoded by the coding sequence ATGATGCAGATTGATGAGGTAAGGGATTTTTGCCTGGCGCTTCCGGGTACAACGGAGGATTTTCCTTTTGACCGCGAAACGCTGGCTTTTCGGATTGGCGGGAAGATTTACGCGCTGATGAATATTGAGGTACGTCCGCTTCGCATTAACCTGAAGTGCACGCCTGATCGGGCTGAGGAGTTGAGAGCTGAGCACCCGGAGATTATTCCCGGTTATCACATGAATAAGCGTCACTGGAATACTGTAGGTCTGGAGGCAGGGCTGGATGATGAATTGTGCAGGGAGCTAATTCGCCATTCCTATGAGTTGGTGCTGGCAGGCTTGCCGAAGAAACTGCAGGACGAGATAAGCCGGGAAACGTCCTAA